A genomic window from Bradyrhizobium lupini includes:
- a CDS encoding DUF983 domain-containing protein produces the protein MATGSVSLAKAMWRGFRGKCPNCGEGHAFGRFLKVADTCDHCGEELFHQRADDFPAYLVMVVVGHLVVPAILAVETAYAPAVWLQLVVWLPVTLFASLALLQPTKGAIVGLQWQIGMHGFEAGKLRREAGRPAAVLVKVNARAA, from the coding sequence ATGGCAACCGGTTCAGTCTCTCTGGCAAAGGCGATGTGGCGCGGATTTCGCGGCAAGTGCCCGAACTGCGGCGAAGGCCACGCGTTCGGCCGTTTCCTGAAGGTGGCGGATACCTGCGACCATTGCGGCGAGGAGCTGTTCCACCAGCGCGCCGACGATTTCCCGGCCTATCTCGTGATGGTCGTCGTCGGCCATCTCGTGGTGCCGGCAATCCTCGCGGTCGAGACCGCCTATGCGCCGGCCGTCTGGCTGCAACTGGTGGTGTGGCTGCCGGTGACGTTGTTCGCTTCGCTCGCGCTGTTGCAGCCGACCAAGGGTGCCATCGTCGGGCTGCAATGGCAGATCGGCATGCATGGTTTTGAGGCGGGCAAGCTGCGGCGCGAAGCTGGTCGGCCTGCAGCCGTCCTGGTGAAGGTGAACGCGCGCGCGGCTTAA
- a CDS encoding alpha/beta fold hydrolase, translated as MAARSKTFLLCHGAWSGGWAWKKMHPLTAKAGHRLIAPTYTGLGERAHLASPAIDLNTHIQDILNVIRFEDLEDIVLLGHSYGGMVATGVADRARERVTQLIYLDAFVPRDGQSLFDLHEGGREPMRKAASSGDGYRIPPNPPPPDTPQADLDWLNARRINMPIKCFETKLTLEHGEPAMPRSYIYCTRIPPGDVFGQFAKRTKTEDGWRTFELDASHAPNVTAPEALMGVLQEIVG; from the coding sequence ATGGCCGCACGCTCAAAAACCTTCCTGCTTTGTCACGGCGCGTGGTCCGGCGGGTGGGCCTGGAAGAAGATGCATCCGTTGACGGCAAAGGCCGGCCATCGCCTCATTGCGCCGACCTATACCGGGCTCGGCGAGCGCGCGCATCTGGCCAGTCCCGCGATCGATCTCAACACGCACATCCAGGACATTCTCAACGTCATCAGGTTCGAGGATCTCGAGGACATCGTGCTCCTCGGCCACAGCTATGGCGGCATGGTCGCCACCGGTGTCGCCGATCGCGCGCGCGAGCGGGTGACGCAATTGATCTATCTCGACGCCTTCGTGCCGCGTGACGGCCAATCGCTGTTCGATCTCCACGAGGGCGGGCGCGAGCCGATGCGCAAGGCTGCAAGCTCAGGCGACGGCTACCGCATCCCGCCGAACCCGCCGCCGCCGGATACCCCGCAGGCCGATCTCGACTGGCTCAACGCACGCCGGATCAACATGCCGATCAAATGCTTCGAGACGAAGCTAACGCTCGAACATGGCGAGCCGGCGATGCCGCGCAGCTACATCTATTGCACGCGCATTCCGCCGGGCGACGTGTTCGGGCAGTTCGCGAAGCGCACCAAGACCGAGGATGGCTGGCGCACTTTCGAACTCGATGCGAGCCATGCGCCGAATGTGACAGCGCCGGAGGCGCTGATGGGTGTGTTGCAAGAGATCGTCGGATAG
- a CDS encoding YciI family protein — protein MQYLLMIYQNEAEYANMRPAAGQQMTAEYQTFTQGIIQSGNFKAGDRLQPTTTATTVRVRDGKTLTTDGPFAETREQLGGYYLVEAKDLDAAIEIASRIPSARIGSIEVRPIWVYDK, from the coding sequence ATGCAGTATTTGCTGATGATCTACCAGAACGAAGCCGAGTACGCGAATATGCGTCCGGCGGCCGGCCAGCAGATGACGGCGGAATATCAGACCTTCACGCAAGGCATCATCCAGAGCGGCAATTTCAAGGCCGGCGACCGTTTGCAGCCGACCACGACTGCAACGACCGTCCGCGTGCGCGACGGCAAGACGCTGACGACCGACGGCCCGTTTGCCGAAACACGCGAGCAGCTCGGCGGCTATTACCTGGTGGAGGCCAAGGATCTCGATGCTGCGATCGAGATCGCGTCGCGGATTCCGTCGGCGCGTATCGGCTCGATCGAGGTGCGGCCGATCTGGGTGTACGACAAGTGA
- a CDS encoding RNA polymerase sigma factor, with amino-acid sequence MTLSEIDKIFRDEAGRALATLIRLVGDFDLAEDALQDAFAVALERWPACEVPDNPRAWLVNVARHKAIDRIRRQAVFRGKEQALVHELELNAQAPAEPSATLDDDMLRLIFTCCHPAFAPEVQVALTLRTVCGLSTAQVARAFLVSEEAMGQRLVRAKQKIRLAGIPYEVPERDTLVPRLDGVLAVIYLVFTEGYVATSGADLMRPDLAAEAIRLGRLLDRLLPDRAGIKGLLALMLLHDARRAGRQTAAGDIVLLEEQDRSQWDHAQIEEGLRLVDDALRVPGRPQPYAVQAAIAALHARAPSYEQTDWPQIAGLYEVLLRINPSPVIELNHAAAVSMVDGPARALDLVDATAARGALHGYELLPAVRADLLRRLGRKEEAREAYRAATEATQLEPLRRLYARRMREMN; translated from the coding sequence ATGACGCTGTCCGAGATCGACAAGATCTTCCGCGACGAGGCGGGGCGCGCGCTGGCCACGCTGATCCGCCTCGTCGGCGATTTCGATCTCGCCGAGGACGCGCTCCAGGACGCGTTTGCGGTGGCACTGGAGCGCTGGCCGGCGTGCGAGGTCCCCGACAATCCGCGTGCCTGGCTGGTCAATGTCGCCAGGCACAAGGCGATCGACCGTATCAGGCGCCAAGCCGTTTTCCGCGGCAAGGAACAGGCGCTCGTGCACGAGCTCGAGCTGAACGCGCAGGCGCCCGCCGAGCCGTCGGCGACGCTCGACGACGATATGCTGCGGCTGATCTTCACCTGCTGCCATCCTGCATTTGCGCCCGAAGTCCAGGTCGCGCTGACGCTGCGCACCGTCTGCGGACTCTCCACGGCGCAAGTCGCGCGCGCCTTCCTCGTCAGCGAAGAGGCGATGGGGCAGCGTCTCGTCCGCGCCAAGCAGAAGATCCGACTCGCCGGCATTCCCTATGAAGTCCCCGAGCGCGACACGCTGGTGCCGCGGCTCGACGGTGTGCTTGCCGTGATCTATCTGGTCTTCACTGAGGGCTATGTGGCGACGTCGGGTGCGGATTTGATGCGACCCGATCTTGCCGCCGAGGCGATCCGGCTTGGCCGCTTGCTCGACCGGCTGCTACCCGATCGAGCCGGGATCAAGGGCCTGCTGGCGCTGATGCTGCTGCACGATGCGCGCCGCGCAGGGCGCCAGACCGCCGCCGGCGACATCGTGCTTCTGGAAGAGCAGGATCGTTCGCAGTGGGACCATGCACAGATCGAGGAGGGTCTGCGCCTGGTGGACGACGCACTGCGCGTGCCCGGCCGGCCGCAGCCGTATGCAGTACAAGCCGCGATCGCTGCGCTGCATGCGCGTGCGCCGAGCTACGAGCAGACAGACTGGCCGCAGATTGCCGGGCTCTATGAAGTGCTGCTGCGGATCAATCCGTCGCCGGTGATCGAACTCAACCATGCGGCGGCGGTGTCGATGGTCGATGGGCCCGCGCGCGCGCTCGATCTCGTGGATGCGACCGCCGCACGCGGCGCGCTTCATGGCTATGAGCTGCTGCCAGCGGTGCGGGCGGATTTGTTGCGGCGGCTTGGCCGGAAGGAGGAGGCGCGCGAGGCCTATCGCGCTGCGACGGAGGCGACGCAGTTAGAGCCGCTGCGACGGCTTTATGCGCGAAGGATGAGGGAGATGAACTGA
- a CDS encoding N-acetylmuramoyl-L-alanine amidase has translation MRTFEPDSSIVSDIIPSPNHGDRNKGRQPDMIVLHYTGMPDVEGALARLCSAGTEVSAHYVVLEDGRIVQCVPEARRAWHAGVSSWSGEDDINSCSIGIEIVNRGHDWGYPEFPLRQIAAVIALCRGIMLRRKVPAHRVLGHSDVAPARKKDPGEKFPWHSLANSGVGHWVTPAPVVRGESLMLGTISDEVLSLQQALARYGYGVPLTGKYDAATMEVVTAFQRHFRPARLDGVADHSTLSTLQALLGSLPQETTTIMTK, from the coding sequence ATGCGGACGTTCGAGCCGGATTCCTCGATCGTCTCCGACATCATCCCCTCACCGAACCATGGCGACCGCAACAAGGGCCGCCAACCCGATATGATTGTGCTGCACTACACCGGCATGCCCGACGTCGAAGGTGCGCTGGCGCGGCTCTGCTCCGCGGGCACCGAGGTGTCGGCACATTATGTCGTGCTGGAAGACGGCCGCATCGTGCAATGCGTGCCGGAGGCCAGGCGCGCCTGGCATGCCGGCGTCTCGTCCTGGTCCGGCGAGGACGACATCAATTCCTGCTCGATCGGGATCGAGATCGTCAATCGCGGCCACGATTGGGGCTATCCGGAGTTTCCGCTGCGCCAGATCGCCGCCGTGATCGCGCTGTGCCGCGGCATCATGCTCCGCCGCAAGGTGCCCGCGCACCGGGTGCTCGGCCATTCCGACGTGGCGCCGGCGCGCAAGAAAGATCCCGGCGAAAAATTTCCGTGGCATTCGCTGGCCAATTCCGGCGTCGGACACTGGGTCACGCCCGCGCCGGTGGTGCGCGGCGAAAGCCTGATGCTCGGCACCATCAGCGATGAGGTGCTGAGCCTGCAGCAAGCGCTCGCCAGATACGGCTACGGCGTTCCCCTCACCGGCAAATACGACGCCGCGACCATGGAAGTCGTCACCGCGTTCCAGCGCCATTTCCGCCCGGCGCGACTGGATGGGGTCGCGGATCACTCGACGCTCTCGACCTTGCAGGCGCTGTTGGGGAGTCTCCCTCAGGAGACAACGACCATCATGACGAAGTAG
- the rsmH gene encoding 16S rRNA (cytosine(1402)-N(4))-methyltransferase RsmH has product MSSAPHIPVLGREAIDHLAPREGGLYIDATFGAGGYSRAILDVPGTQVIAIDRDRTAIEGGAELVACSAGRLTLVEDRFSNLAEVCAAQGIDGVDGLVMDVGVSSMQLDQAGRGFSFRLDGPLDMRMGQAGPTAADVVARASEGDLADIIYLLGEERQSRRIARAIVADRQETPFTTTRALAELVGRVVRSKPGDIHPATRTFQALRIFVNEELEELQSALIAAERVLKPGGRLVVVSFHSLEDRIVKNFLSLRSKTGGGSRHLPEVSQAVPSFQLLTRRPVIAGENEVAHNPRARSAKLRAGERTSAPAHDEREQSSWPKLSDVMRGG; this is encoded by the coding sequence ATGAGCTCGGCTCCGCACATCCCCGTTCTTGGCCGCGAGGCCATCGACCACCTCGCCCCGCGCGAAGGCGGCCTTTATATCGACGCGACCTTTGGTGCCGGCGGCTACAGCCGCGCGATCCTCGACGTGCCGGGAACTCAGGTGATTGCCATTGATCGCGACCGTACTGCGATCGAGGGCGGCGCCGAGCTCGTCGCATGCTCGGCGGGCAGGCTGACCCTCGTTGAAGATCGTTTCTCCAACCTCGCCGAGGTCTGCGCGGCTCAAGGCATCGATGGCGTCGACGGCCTCGTGATGGACGTCGGGGTATCCTCGATGCAGCTCGACCAGGCCGGCCGCGGCTTCTCGTTCCGCCTCGATGGTCCGCTCGACATGCGGATGGGGCAGGCAGGCCCGACTGCGGCCGACGTCGTGGCGCGCGCCTCGGAAGGCGATCTCGCCGACATCATTTATCTTCTCGGCGAAGAGCGGCAGTCGCGCCGGATCGCCCGCGCTATCGTCGCGGACCGTCAGGAGACGCCGTTCACGACCACGCGCGCGCTCGCCGAGCTCGTCGGCAGGGTGGTTCGGTCCAAGCCCGGCGATATTCACCCGGCGACGCGGACGTTCCAGGCCCTGCGCATCTTCGTCAACGAAGAGCTCGAGGAACTCCAGAGCGCGCTCATCGCTGCCGAGCGCGTGCTCAAGCCCGGTGGTCGCCTCGTTGTCGTCTCGTTCCATTCGCTGGAAGACCGCATCGTCAAGAATTTCCTTAGCCTGCGCAGCAAGACGGGTGGCGGCTCACGCCATTTGCCGGAAGTGTCGCAGGCGGTGCCGAGTTTTCAGCTGCTGACGCGGCGGCCGGTGATCGCGGGCGAAAACGAAGTCGCGCATAACCCGCGTGCGCGATCGGCAAAACTGCGCGCCGGCGAGCGCACCTCGGCGCCGGCGCATGACGAGCGCGAGCAATCGTCCTGGCCAAAACTCTCCGACGTCATGAGAGGTGGCTAG